In the genome of Sphingopyxis sp. YF1, the window CAGGACGCCGGGCGCGAAGGTGGCGACGAGCGAATAGCCCCATGCGGCGCTCGTGCCGAGCGCGACGAGCGAATTCATGTCGGGCGTGCCGCGCAGGATCGCGGGGATGCCCTTCCGGAAAAAGCGCAGCCCCGGACCGAACAGCACCAGCGTGGTGAGCGCGAACTGGATCAGCCAGCTCGTCTGCATGCCGATCGTGGTCATCACCAAATCGTGGACGGCGGGGATGAGGTGCGAGCCCATTTCGAGCAGGAACACCGGTAGTGCCAGCACCGCCGCGAGCAGCAGCGAGCGGCGGAGTTCCGACAGTTCGGCCTCGCGCGCGGCGGCTTCACGATCGGGCGCCGCCGCATCGGTTTCGAGCCGGCGCGGTGTGTAGCCCGCGCGGCGGATCGCGGTTTCGAGATCATCGAGCGAAGCGATACCGCCCCGATAGCGGATGCTCGCGCGTCCGGTCGCGAGGTTGACACTGGCCGCCGTCACGCCGCGAACGCCCGACAGCGCCTTTTCGACATGGCCGACGCACGAGGCGCAGGTCATCCCTTCGACCCCGAGTTCGATATGGATTTCCGGCACATGGTAGCCGGCCTGTTCGATCGCCTGCACGACGGCGCTCGGGTCGGGCGTGCCCGCAAAGGTCACGTCGGCGCGCTCGGTCGCAAGATTGACGCTGACGTCGGCGACGCCCGGCAATTTGCCGACCGCCTTTTCGATATGACCGACGCACGAGGCGCAGGTCATGCCGGCGACCGCGACGCTCATCTGCGTCGCTTCGCTCGTCGGAGCGAGGCCTTTCCGCTCCAGTTCCATCACATTGGACATCGCACCTGACTCCGGTTTCGTTCGTTTGACCGGAATGTGGGGTTTCCAACGATGGTAAGGTCAAGGGCCAAAAAATACCCGGCGGAGCCGTTGACCTTGCCACGATGGCAAGCCCCATCTGTGCAGCTCCATCAATATCCGGAGGTTCCAAGATGATCCGTTTCGACATTCCCGGGATGACGTGCGGCGGCTGCGCGCGCACGATCACCGCCGCCATCCATAGCGTCGATGCACAGGCGCGCGTCGATATCGATGTTGCGGCCAGAACGCTTAACGTCGAAACCGGCGCGGATCGCGACACGCTCGCCGGGGCGATCCGCGAAGCCGGCTATGAGGTGGCGACCGGCTGACGCGAGCCGCGCGTGCCCGGCTCGCTCGTTCAGGCCTTCGGCTTGCGCGACGAGCTGTGGAGGCTGACGATCCGCCACGCGCCGTCGGCCCATTTGAGCACGCTCGTCGCCACGCCGTCGCGCACGATCCGTTCGCCGTTCGCGAGCGTGATCGTATAGGAATAGGTTTCGGTGGCGAGCGCGATATCGCCTTCGCCGCGTACCGCGACCTTGTAGTCGCCGAGGACGAAGGACTGGAAGGCCTTGAGCTCGGGGCCGAGATGATGGTCGCGATACCGGGCGGAATTGCCCTCGACGCCGCCATTCTCGAAGATTTGCGCGTCGGGGGCGAACAGCCGGTCGACCGAGGATATGTCGCGCTTTTCGAGCGCCGCCTTATAGTCGGCGAGCACCGCCGCGGCGCCGCGATAATCGGGGTGCCCTTCCGCAGCCGTCGCGGGAGCGGCAACGATCGGCGCCAGTATCAGCGCGGCGGGCAGCAATATCCTCATGGTCACAACCTCCTGACGTTGGTTCGGGTCAGATTTTCGCAAATCGCAGGCGCAGCGAATTGCCGATGACGCTGACCGAAGAGAGCGCCATCGCCGCGGCGGCGATGATCGGCGACAGCAACAGGCCGAAGGCGGGGTAGAGAATGCCCGCCGCGACCGGGATGCCCGCCACATTATAGGCAAAGGCGAAGAAGAGATTCTGCCGGATGTTGCGCATGGTGGCATGGCTGAGGTGGCGCGCGCGCACGATCCCCATGAGGTCGCCGCGCAGCAGCGTCACGCCCGCGCTTTCGATCGCGACGTCGGTGCCCGATCCCATCGCGATCCCGACATCGGCGGCAGCGAGTGCGGGGGCGTCGTTGACGCCGTCGCCCGCCATGGCGACGACGCGCCCCTCCGCGCGCAGCCGCTCGACCACCGCGCTTTTCTGGTCGGGCAGGACCTCGGCCTCGACGTCGGCGATGCCCAGTTGCCGTGCGATCGCCTCGGCGGTCTTGCGGTTGTCGCCGGTCAGCATGATCACGCGGATGCCGGCTTGCCCGAGCGCGCGGAGCGCCGCCGGCGTGGTGTCCTTGATCGGGTCGGCGATCGCGATGACCCCCGCGGCGACGCCGTTTACCGCGATGAAGATCGCGCTCGCGCCGTCACTGCGCAGGCGGTCGGCGGTATCGGCGAGGGCGGAGAGATCGACATCATGCTCCGCGAGAAAACCGGCGTTGCCGGCAAGGACGACCTTGCCCCCGACGACTCCGATGATGCCCTTTCCGACCGGCTGGTCGACCGCCGACGGCTCGTCGGGAACCAGGCCGCGGTCGCGGGCGGCCGCGACGATCGCGTGCGCGAGCGGATGTTCGCTCGTGCGTTCGAGGCTGGCGGCGACGCGCAGCACTTCGTCCCCGGCGAAACCGTCGGCGACCTCGATCGCGACGACCGACGGCTTTCCCTCGGTGAGCGTGCCGGTCTTGTCGACGACGAGCGTGTCGACCTTTTCCATGCGTTCGAGCGCTTCGGCATTTTTGATGAGGACGCCCGCTTCGGCGCCGCGGCCGACACCGACCATGATCGACATCGGGGTCGCGAGACCGAGCGCGCACGGGCAGGCGATGATGAGGACCGAGACCGCGGCGATCAGGCCATAGGCCATCGCCGGCGCCGGCCCGACCAGCGACCAGATGATGAAAGCGGCAACCGCCACCGCGATAACGATCGGCACGAACCAGCCCGATACCGAATCGGCGAGGCGCTGGATCGGAGCGCGGCTGCGCTGCGCGTCGGCGACCATCTGGACGATCCGCGCCAGCATCGTGTCGCGGCCGATCCTTTCGCTGCGCATCACCAGCCCGCCGGTCTGGTTGATCGTGCCGCCGATCAGGGCCGCGCCCGGCTCCTTCGTCACGGGCATCGATTCGCCGGTCACCATCGATTCGTCGACCGTCCCGCGCCCTTCGGTCACGATACCGTCGACCGGGACCTTCTCGCCCGGACGAACGCGCAACAGGTCCCCGACGGCGACCGCCTCCAGCGCGATTTCCTCGTCGCTGCCGTCGGAGCGGACGCGCCGGGCCAGTTTCGGCGTCAGGTCGAGCAGCGCGCGGATCGCGCCACCCGTGGTTTCGCGCGCGCGCAGCTCGAGCACCTGCCCGAGCAGGACGAGCACGGTGATCACCGCCGCCGCTTCGAAATAGACCGCGACCGAACCGTCGGCGGCGCGAAAGGCATCGGGGAAGATGGCCGGCGCGAGCGCGGCGACCATGCTGTAGCCCCAAGCGACACCGGTCCCCATCGCGATCAGGGTGAACATGTTGAGGCTGCGATTGCGCAGCGACTGCCACGCACGCTCGAAAAAGGGCCAGCCTGCCCAGAGCACGACGGGGGTCGCGAGCAGCATCTGGATCCAGTTGCTCGTCTGGCGGCCCAGCATCATGTGCAGCCCGGTCAGGTGGCCGCCCATTTCGAGCGCGAAAACGGGGAGCGCGAGGGCAAGGCCGACGCGGAAACGCCGGCGCATATCGCGATATTCGGGGCTCGGGCCGTCGGTCATGGCGGGCATCACCGGTTCGAGCGCCATGCCGCAGATCGGACAGCTGCCCGGCCCGGGACGCTGGATCTCGGGATGCATCGGACAGGTCCAGATTGCGCCTTCGGGCGCCTCGGCCGGCGCCGAGGCGCCCGCCCCGTGATAGCGATCCGGATCGGCCTCGAACCTGGCGCGGCAACCGGCGCTGCAAAAATAGTGGTGAACCCCGGCGTGCGTGACGGAGTGAGGTGTCGCCGCGGGATCGACGGCCATTCCGCAAACGGGGTCGGTGACCTTCGGTGCTCCGCTGCTGCTGCCTTGCTGACGCTCGTGCTCCATCGCCTGAAACCTCCTGCTCGCAGGCGCCGCACCGTCTCGTCGCAGCATGACTTCTGCGTTCGTCCCCTGAAAATACGCGCGAGCCGCGTGTTTCCCTCAAGGGCCCCGCAAGGGAAGTGGTTGCGTTGGCGGATTTTCGGGCGACGGAGGCGAAACGGGCGGGCCGCTCTTGGCAGGTGGCCAATGGGCGCCGCCATCTCCTGCGGTAGCACCTCGCTGACGAGCGCCGACAGTTGGAGATGTCGGCTAGGGGCGAGGGACCCGTGGAGAGGGAAGCGTGAGCTTTCGTCCGCCTGCCGCTCAGACGTTCGGACAGATAAGCGATCGGCTGTGCCCACGCGACAGGACGACCGGCGCTCGCTTGAAGTGGGGAAACTACGCTACAAAGCGGAAACTCGTCCTTTTCCTGAAACTCCTGCCGATGTTTGCTCGGGAGCAAGCAGACGTCGGCAGGAGTTTGTCCCCGGCGGGATGAGCAGAAAGGATTTAGAATTTCAACGACGCATTAAACCCGATGATGCGCGGGTCCGGTGTAAACACGTTGGTCGTCAGGCCATTGTCGTCGCTGTTCACGAAGAACCCCGTGATCGGCATCTTCTTGAACAGATTCTTGACATAGAGCTGAAAGCTGAGGTCCGATTCCGGCCGAGCCAGTGTCACCGCGACGTTCACATTGTCCCACGCCCGCAACCTGTCGAACTCGGTGTTGTAAACGCGGCCAAAGCTTTTCGACTGAAAATAATAGTCGCCGCGGAACGTCAGTTCCCAATCACCGCCTTCGAGGAAGAAAGTATATTGTGAACCGATATTTGCGGTCAGGCGCGGAGCGTTGGGCAGCTCATTCCCCTCAAGATCCGCATAGAACCCGCGACCACCATTGGGAGCCCCGCTCGATCCCCCGAGCCAGGCCTGCGGATTGGCGGGATCATAGGGCACCAGCGCTCCCACCTTTGCGGGATCATAAGGTGCCGTGGGGTCATAGGTAAAACCATAGGCCGGATTGATAAGCGCGTTCCCTCGGGTGGGATTCCAGTAATTGAGGCCAGTAACTCTGACGGGCCTCGCCGGATTCCAGCTGCCAAGACGGTCCGCACCCGGGCACAGGCTGGACAAAATAAGCGCCGTCTCGCCCGGCGTTTTGGGAATCAATCCCCCGGCATTCGCCTTCAATATCTGTTCGACATAGGCGCGCGGGGCGATGCAGTTGGACGGAACCTGTAGCCAGGGCCGCAAGACCACCCAATCGGGATCCCCCTGCGTCCGGTCCATCACGTCGATCGATTGCGCGCCCTTGCCCAATCGCGTCCGCAGATAGCCCAGATTGCCATCGACCCGAAACGCGCGCGACGGGCGCCATGCCGCTTCCAGTTCCAGTCCCCAACTCGTCGCATTGAAATTTTCATTATAGGCAATGCGATCAACGATCTGGGAAACCTGGAAATCCTTGTAATCATAGAAAAACCCGGTTGTGTTCAAGGTGAAGCGTCCACCGTCAAAGCTATGCTTCATGCCGATTTCCAAGGCATTGACATATTCCGGACGGAATGTTTGCGGCAGGAATTGAAACTGCACCACATTGGGGTTGAAATCGATTCTGGGCGGATTGACGCCGCCGCCCTTGTAGCCACGCGATATGGACGCATAGATCAGGCTGTCGTCGGTGAAGCTGATATCCGGCTTCCAATCGAGCACCGCGCGCCCGGTGAATTTCCCCCAGGACAGATTGATATCATCCTGAGCCGGATAGCCGCTGTTCACGCGCCCACCGGTGATATCGCCTATGTATTGCTTACCCAGTGCTGAATCGGGGCCGCCAGAAGCGATGACGCTAGGACTATTACGCCCCCCACCCAATAACAGTTGACTAGGAATTTGATCTGCTCGTTTCTTGTCCTTTGTATAACGAGCGCCAATCGTCAATTTCAGATCTTCGCTGATGTTCCAATATAGTTCGCCAAACATCGCTTTCGATTTTATGCGAACACCGTTCTGGCTGAGAAAATAATTGTGCCCCTGATTGTTCAGGCTGTCGATCGGATTGGTATCGACATAGGGGCACTCCCTATCTTCATTGCCCAATTCACAGGGTCGCAATATCCATCCATCCCCGGCATAACTAGGTGCCGCAGGTATAATGGGAGCTCTGCTAAATTCCCATTGAGCGACATAGGTGAACATATTGTTGAAAACATAATAATCATCTTGCGATTTGAAATCGAGATAATTGGCGCCGACCAGAAAATTCAATGGCCCATCGAAACTGGATTGCAGGCGGAATTCCTGAGACCATTGCCGATTCCTCGATCGGCTTAAATCCGCCGATACCATGCGATCGGAACAACCGAGTTGGTAATCGCAAAAAACACCACCCGGCGTCGGTCCCGGAAATTTTTCCAGATCAAGTGGCCTCGTACCTGAGTAAAGAGGGCCTGCAGATGAATCTGAAAACATCGGTTCGGTAACGAATCGGTTGTAGTCCTGTGACGAATAGAATCGATCGCGGGAATAAGCCGTTTGCGAGATAAATTGCAGGGTATCGGATGGCTTATATTCCCAGTTAAACTGGACGACATCATTTTTGGCGCGAAATATCGGGTCCCAATTGGATTCAATTTCACGCAAATTTCGCGATTGCGTACCGCCGCCCATCGGATCAGCGATGACCGCGGGTACAGGAATCTGCGTGAAGCGGCCCTCCAGCCGATTTCCAACCCGCATCGATGTGCTCGGGAAATAAAGATACACGAGCGCCGCGCTGTTGGGCTTTCCATAGGCCGCATCGTCATAAAGCGATCCCGGCAGGCACCCCTGGCTGATACGGCCGCGAAGCCCCGGGTCGGTAATTTCGACACTGCCAATTTTTGAAGCCCCCGGGTCGGGCGTGCACAATTGCTTGGCGGAGCGCGACCGATTGTCGTCTTCTTCGAAATGCTGCCAGATGACATTGGCCTTGAAGCGATCGCTCGGTTCCCACGCCAGAGTGGCACGGGTCGACCACAGGTCACGTCCGTTGATCCGCGTTCCGAAAAAGCTGTTATAATCAAAGCCATCGCGCTTGGTCATCATCCCCGCGACGCGGACCCCCAATGTATCGGAGATCGGCACGTTGAGCATCCCGCTCAGGCGCCTTGTTTCGAAACTGCCGGTCTCGCCCTTCAACTCGCCGCCAAAGGTCGGGCCGGGCAGGGCCGGAATCATGTTGACGACGCCGGCGGTCGCGTTGCGGCCGTACAGCGTGCCCTGCGGCCCGCGCAGCACCTCGACGCGATTGAGATCGAAAAACTCCGCTTCGAATAATCGGTTACGGACAAGCGGCGTCGAGTTGAAACTCACCGCCACCGCCGGATCGCTCGTTGCCGAGATCGACTGCGTCCCGATGCCGCGGATCGAGAAATTATACATCGAGAAATTGGTCTTGGTGAAGCTGACGTTCGGAACGGCGCGCAGCAGTTCAGGGCCGCCCTCGATCTTGCGATCGTCGAGCGCATCGCCCGACAAGGCCGTCATCGCGATCGGCACGTCGGTGATCTTCTCTTCCTTCCGCTGCGCCGTGACGATGATTTCGCTGTCACTTTCAATTGCAGGGCTGGCTGCGGCGGGCGGGGGTGCGTTTCCCTCGCGTGGCGGGGCGGCGGGCGCTGCGGGAACGACCGAATAGGTCTGTGCGCCGGTGCGCCGCGCGACCAGCCCGGTGCCGTCGAGCAAAACGGCCAGCGCACGCTCCACCGTCATCGCGCCGCGGACCGCATTGGCCCGCTTGTTCTGCGTATAACGCCGAGCGGCGACGATCTGGATATCGGCCTGCCGGCCGAGTTCGGCGATGCCGCTGGCGGCCGCCTGCGCTGGCACCTCGAACGCCTTGCTCTGCGCCGAAGCCGGGCTTGCCGCCGCGACCCAGACGATTGCCACCGATGCCAGAAGCGCGCCGCGCCCGATTCCATTCCCCATTCCGTCTCTCCCCTGACGGGCGCTTTTTTCGCCCCCGACCAGCAAGAGCCTCAAGTGCGCGATTTCCTTTTTCAGGCCGGGCAGATCGCCTCAACGATCGGGCGTGCCGATACGGATCTGCGTTGGCTCGGACAGGTCCACGGGCACGCCGAGGCTGACCTCGACGGCCTTGGCGAAACCCTCCGGATCGTCGGTTCGGAACACCCCGTCGAACCGCTCGCCAGCGATCGCCGGATCGCCGACGACGATCCGGCGCCGGTTGTAGCGGTTGAACTCGGCGGCGGCGGCGTCGAGCCGATCGCCGGCGAGGTCGATCTTGCCGTTGCGCCACGCGAGCGCGCGGTCGATCGCCGATGGCGCGGCGGGCGTTTCCGCGATCGCGGCATCGTCGGCAACGAAGGCGCGCGATCCCGCCGCCAGCCGCACGCGATGTCCCTCGGCCCCGTCGGCCCACACCTCGACCACACCTTCGGTGACCAGCACATGCGCGCCGCGGTCGCCGCGCCGTACCGAAAAGGCCGTGCCGACCGCGCGGATGCGCGCGCGCCCCGCCGCGACGACGAACGGCCGGTTGCTGTCGCTGGCGACCTGGAACCATGCCTCGCCCCGGTCGAGCCGCACGTCGCGCCCCGTCTCCGCCAGCCGCACCTCGATGGCGCTCGCGGTGTTGATCGCGGCGATCGAACCGTCACCCAGCGGCACCCGCCGGATTTCACCCACCGCCGTCGCGTAGCTGGTGCCGCCCGACAGCAGCGCGACCCCGGCGATCGACGCCGCGATCGCCGCGCCGCCGCCGGCGAGCAGCCCCCGGCGACTGAATCGCGGGGCAGGCGCGGCCCTGTCGCGCGACGCGGCATGCGCCGCAAACGGACGGTCGAGGGTCATCCATGCGGCCTGCGCGCGCAGCAAGGCGCCCGGATGCCGCGGGTCGCGGGCCAGCCAGGCGTCAAGCTCGTCCTCATTCGCATCGGACCAGTCGTCGCCATCCATCCGCGCGACATAGCGCGCAGCTTCGGCATCGATGTCCCCGGCGCGCCGATCCGTCATGCGCCGCCTCCTCCGCCCTCAAAGGCGGCAAGGCGCGCCGCACTCACCGCCTCGCCGTCGCGCCAGGCGCGCTGGACCGCCTGCACGCCCTGATGGATTTCATTTTCGACGATGCTCTCGCTGACCCCGAGCGCCGCCGCGATCTCGCGCTGCGAATAGCCTTCGAGCTTGCGCATCCGGACGATCCGGCCACGGCGCTCGGGCAAGGCGTCGATCAGCGCGAGCAGGCGCCGATAGTCGAGTCGGCTGCTCGCCTCGCGCTCGGGCGAAGGGCGGATATCGTCGCGATAGGCGTCGATCTCGGCGATCGCCTCGATCGGAACTACCCGCGCCCGGCGCAAGCGGCGGATGAGGAGATTGCGGGCGATCGAGAAAAAATAGGCATCGGGGCGGTCGATGTGATCGACGCTGTCGAGCGCCGCCAGCCGCGAATAGGATTCCTGGATCAACTCGTCGACATCCTCTTGCGACGCGCGGGCGCGGGCCAGCCAGGCACGCACGGCGGGTTCGTGGGGAATGACATGCTCGGTCACCCACGCGGCCATGCGGCGTCGCCGCTCGAACTTGGCGCCCTTCGTCGTGGGCTTCCCTCCCTCTCCCGAGATATTATCGTCTTGCGGTTTCAAGAGCCACCGGCGAGATTTTTCCTTTTTCGACCGCCAAAAATTATCGGACAGCGGGCAATCGCGCGTGGCAGGCTAAATGTTCAAATCCTGCGTGAGGCGGCGTGATACTGACGCGAGCGACCAGTTGTTCGAGCAACGCCCGCGACCGCGGCGTCTTCCGATATTCGATGACATGCGGTGCGATCCCGGCGTTGCGGATCATCGCGGAGCCTGTTGCGCGATGCGCCGCGCCTTTCACAAGGCGGCGGCAACATGAGGGGAGCGATGCGTCCGTTTTGCTCATTGCCAAGATGTGACGCGTTCGTGCGCTATGGCGTTCATCAAAAGCAGGGAATGAAAAACGCCATTGCTCTTGGAAGCAGGTTTGCAATGCAGCGTGATACATGGGTTCGAATTTTCCTGGCGTTCCACAGGGCGCCATTTCGCGTGCTCGCTTCCGGAAGGAAGTCAGCCGCACAGGTAATGCTACATCGTTGAATTATATGGTGAGCCCTGCTGGGTTCGAACCAGCGACCTACTGATTAAAAGTCAGTTGCTCTACCGACTGAGCTAAGGGCCCATCGCGGCGCCGGGGTGGCCGACGCGGGACAGGTCGCCGCCCTAGTGCGCCGATCCGCTGCGGTCAACCGGCTTTGCTTGCACCAGCCGCGCGGCGAGCTGGCGGATGCTGTGGCGGAGCAACGGATGACGCCAGCGCGGAACGATCGTGCGCAGCGGGCCGAGCACGAAGTCGCGTTCGGCCATCGCGGGATGCGGGATGGTCAGCGCGGGGTCGCTCCACGCGCCGCCCGACCACAGCAAGATGTCGAGGTCGAGCGTCCGTGCGCACCAGCGCTGCCCGGTGCGGCGGCCGAAGCTGGCCTCGATCGTCTGCAGCCGTTCGAGCAGGTCGGGCGGGGGCAGGGGCGAGGCAACGAGCGCGACCGCATTGGCGTAGCGGCGGCGCGAGGGACCGAGCGGCGCGCTCGCAATGATCGGGCTCGCGTCGACGGGTTCGATGTCGTCGCTTTCGAGCGCGGCGAGTGCGGCGAGCAGCACGCGGCGGGGGTCGCCGTGCCGGACATGGCGGCGGTTCGAGCCGAGACCGATGGCATAGAGAGCCAGCGGCGCGCGCGGGGGCGTTGCATCGTGCATGGTCCAGCGCCTATCGCAGGATGGTGGCGATTGACAGCCCCTTGCCCGGCACCGAGCCGCCGCGCGATTGCCCGCGCTGCCCGCGGCTCGTCGCGCTGCGCGGCGCGTGTCGGGCCGAGCATCCCGACTGGTGGAACGCGCCCGTCTACGCCTTCGGTGACCGCGATGCTTGGCTCGCCCTTGCCGGACTCGCGCCGGGCAAACATGGCGCGAACCGGACCGGTCGCCCCTTTACCGGCGATTATGCGGGCGACCTGCTGTTCGAAACGCTCGCCAATTTCGGGCTAAGCAGGGGGCATTATGATGCGCGCATCGACGACGGGCTGGCGCTCGACGGCGCGATCATCGTCAACAGCGTCAAATGCCTGCCGCCCCAGAACAAGCCGACGCCCGCGGAAATCGCCAATTGCCGACCCTTTTTCGAGGCGCAGATGGCGAGATTGCCCGGGTTGCGCGTCGTGATCGCGCTCGGGCGGATCGCGCACGACGCGGTGCTGCGCGCGGCGGGGCTCCGCCTTGCGGCGCACCCCTTTGCGCATGGCGCGGTGCACGAGCTGCCGGGCGGGCGCCGCCTCGTCGACAGCTATCATTGCTCGCGCTACAATACGAACACCGGGCGGCTGACTGCAGCGATGTTTGCCGAGGTGTTCCGCAAGGCTCTGGAACTGCGCGAAGTCTGAATAGCGTGCGCCCGTCATTGCGAGAAGCGTATGACGGGCTGGGCTATACCAGCGGTCCGAATTCCTCGACCAGTCCGCGATAAAGCACGCGCTTGAACGGAACGATCAGCTTTTCGATCTCGCCGAGTTCGGCCCAGCGCCAGGCGCGAAACTCCTGGTGTCTGGTGTGGATGTCGACGTCGCTGTCCTGCCCCATGAAACGCATCAGGAACCAGTGCTGGCGCTGGCCGCGATATTGGCCGCCCCACATCTTGCCGACCAGATGGTCGGGCAGGTCGTAGAAATATTCCTCGCGGCTGCGCGCGATGATCTCGACGAGCCCGCTGTGGATGCCCGTTTCCTCGCCGAGCTCGCGGATCGCCGCGGTTTCGGCATCCTCGCCCTCGTCGATCCCGCCCTGCGGCATCTGCCAGGCTTCGCTCGACGTATCGAGCCGCTGGCCGACGAAGACGCGGCCGTCGCGATTGGCGAGCATGACGCCCGCGCAGGGGCGATAGGGGAGTTTGCTGTGATCGATCATGCCGTGCGGGTAGCTTCGGCGACGATCGCTTTCAAGACGGCGAGCGCCCCGCGGATATCGTCCTTCGCGCTCGGGATGGCCTGCGACAGGTTGATATAGCCGTGGATCGTGCCGGCCCCTTCGCGATAGGTCGTCGCGACGCCTGCCTCGACCAGCTTGGCGGCATAGGCGCGTCCCTGGTCGCGCAGCGGATCGAGTCCGGCGGTCACCAGCAGCGTCGGCGGCAGCCCTTCGGCGGGGAAATCGAGCGGCGACGCGCGATAGTCGGCGGGGTCGGCGGCATATTGATTGCCGAACCACGTCATGCTGCCCTCGGTCAGCAGATGGCCTTCGCCGAAATCGCGGTAGCTCTGCCAGTCATTGTGCGTCGTGACCGCCGGATAGATCGGATGGATCGCGATCACCGGCTTCGATGCCGGATTGTCGCGCAGCGTCAGTGCGGTGACGATCGTCAGATTGCCGCCCGCGCTCTCGCCCGCGAGCACAAGGCCCGTGCACGGGATATTGTCGGCGACCCAGCGCGTCGC includes:
- a CDS encoding RNA pyrophosphohydrolase; this translates as MIDHSKLPYRPCAGVMLANRDGRVFVGQRLDTSSEAWQMPQGGIDEGEDAETAAIRELGEETGIHSGLVEIIARSREEYFYDLPDHLVGKMWGGQYRGQRQHWFLMRFMGQDSDVDIHTRHQEFRAWRWAELGEIEKLIVPFKRVLYRGLVEEFGPLV
- a CDS encoding alpha/beta hydrolase, producing the protein MSDGTTHYTRPDVAAFLAFLNAQDGPKTEDLPADGAREMFRAMAQMADSPRGEVAKVEDRTIPGPAGDIAIRLYDNRPDRETGPVLVFYHGGGWVIGDLNTHDGWCAEAARQLDMPVIAVDYRLAPEHPFPAAPEDCEAATRWVADNIPCTGLVLAGESAGGNLTIVTALTLRDNPASKPVIAIHPIYPAVTTHNDWQSYRDFGEGHLLTEGSMTWFGNQYAADPADYRASPLDFPAEGLPPTLLVTAGLDPLRDQGRAYAAKLVEAGVATTYREGAGTIHGYINLSQAIPSAKDDIRGALAVLKAIVAEATRTA